A stretch of DNA from Ananas comosus cultivar F153 unplaced genomic scaffold, ASM154086v1, whole genome shotgun sequence:
AacccgctacacccagccggGAACCgctctctcacctccagagacggCCCCGAGAGTAATCttagcccaatgatgcagttgcaatcatttgctctcgcggactcactccaaagcacttttttgTTGTCGGGACAATTCTCACTCCCACACAAGGTATACTTCGAAATTATCGATTCCTGGATGAAGTACCAACCGTTTATTTTCgggaattcacttccttacctCTACTATGCTGAGGTATTAATTATAAGCTTTAGTGTTGAAATGTTGGTAATTTAGTACATGTGTCCTCTGATGTTCTGTGGTTGAAGGATCTTTGGGTTTTTGTAGTTTtgcatttttatccttttttagtTGTTTGAAAAACTGTTAGTGTTGaggtataattattttattacatgTTGTCCCTGATGTTCCGTAGCTGAGGTATAATAAGCTTTAGTGTTTGAAGGGGTTTGATATATTCTGAGCTTGTTTGGTTTCCACTTTGCTTATTTTTTGTATGGGAtgcatttatattttgtttatattagGTGTATTGTTTGGGGTTCCACTGCTTTCCATTAGTTCTATAATATTATTCTCTTTTATTCTATATTGTACATTATAAGATGAGCTGAGGACTCTTGAAATTCTACTGATGGTGGATTTTTTAAAGGAGATTCTAATCAGAATACTTATGGAGAAAAAATATCATATGCCGATAATGTTTGATCCAGACTTGATGTCGATTATTGAATTATTGGATGATGCTTCAGGCTTGGATTTACCAAAAGAATCAAGATATACTACACTATGACCTATTGGAGATATTTATCTAATGGCTTGCGAAGAAGCTTGTGGAGGGTGATAAAGCAGTGCTAGATATGCTTAAGTGCCATGATGAATTTGGTGTCATTTGCTCTATATAGTTTCCCCTGAAATGGTAGATGAGGAGGCTTTAAATGAGCTCACTGAAGATGTGGACGTACAGGGAGAGCAATTAAAGAACAATAATACTGAGAATGAGGTTCAGAAAGATGCAGATGGACAAGGTAAGAAAGATGAGGGAATGGGTGAGGCTCCTGATAGAAATGTAAGTGAAGGGGTAGAAGAAAACAATGAAGATGCTGAAAAAGATGATGAAGCTGGATCAGAAAGTGACAGTGAGCATGagtggtgtcacgccccgggaccggcagaggccctcccggtagcgtgcccagacccgccatatgtcagcacatataaggcgtctacatcaacagcggaaaataaaaccaaagatagtctgcaactagagatatcatagcacaaatagatctatcatctacaacaaggaaaaaggaaaatactAAAGCGATAAGAGTGAAACATAAAGTTATATAACATCTGTCCAAAatggtacacaaaagggtggtctctagtacactggtacagctctcaacctctccaaaataaatacatcaagaggtagaccacctatcaactcgtcactcgctgaagagctagctcgaggcaacgcccttcccatggtccctagcctctcctagcgtggaaggctctgaaagaaaatataaaatagagggcgtgagaactataatttatagttcccagtgggcaattactgacctcagctcaacgcaccactaggccccaaagaaagggtaagtctaaaaagagagcaataataatgaataaattgcatttatgaaagtatAACTAAAATGTTAAGCTATTATATTGTAATTAAACATGGTGTTAATATGATGCACCTTTACTTTGCCATAAACAATATGTCCCTACATGGCCACAAGTAAATGTCACGGtttactttatgaagttatgaagtgtaagaaaatcatgtgtacgcagcggaagaaaataacacaattaaaaattttcttgaaaaccaaagatcacctcgtgtttcgttttagatcattaataatagatctaattgatctaatcaaataggatctatattattttattttacctcgcgCGGGTCGGGATCACCGCGAAGTCGACAATTGTTGGNtattctgttgttatagcatAGATAGCTtgtatggttcagtatttatttacatttgaaaatatggattttcatgaatgtaataaaaggatttctaGATTTGGTAAactaaaaggttttctacccctcgtggtagcgtttctaaagaataaaggtttccgtgtaggaaacagttttcaaaaggatttttcgtggatttctgtttaaacattgaatgtaaaactgtgatgtgaatggtgaatgtatgaatgtatagttatctttatactcatctagttgtggttgtatcctggttgtactcttgtacttgtgcgacgcagtgcaaatacaggggagactctgtccgtgtgaacagtggatctcctgtatttgtggcggatctggcatactctggggtcagatatatatatatatataaaataaaaaaaaaaattttagacgcttttccgctatcttttaaactaaaagggaccccggggcgtgacagagcaATTAAAGAACAATAATACTAAGAATAAGGTTCAGAAAGATGCAGATGGACAAGGGAAGAAAGATGAGGGAATGGGTGAGGCTCCTGATAGAAATGTAAGTGAAGTGGTAGAAGAAAACAATGAAGATGCTGAAAAAGATGCTGAAGCTGGATCAGAAAGTGACAGTGAGCATGAGTGGAGTAACTTTGGTGATAGTGATGAGGATAGTATTAATGATAGTGATTTCTGCATTAATGTGAACAATGTAGAGGAGGAAGAAATTAATGATCGGATAGGTCAGGGAGGTCCCACTACTTCTAGACCAGCACAAGCTGAAGCTAATGACAAGGGAACAAAAACTGCTGAAGACAATGATCAGAGTTCAGACTATCAGCCTAGTGATGATCTTGATAGTATGTCCTCATCAGATGAAGATGGTCCTTCAAGGCCAAAGTACCCTGTGTTCAACAAGTCAAGGGATTTGGAAAGAGCAGAGCTAAAATTAGGTATGAAGTTTGCATCAGCTGCAGAGTTTAGAACATTGCTAAGGAATAATGCAATATCAAGTGGTTATGACttttattttgtcaaaaatgATGGTGACAGAGTTACTGTCAAGTGCAAAAAGAATTCTATTGGTCAAAAAATAAGTTGTGGATGGAGGATTCATGCATCTTGGAATGCATATGAAGAATGTTTCCAAATCAAGTCTTTACAATCTGAGCATAAGTGTGGTAGGCAATTCAAAAACAACCAAGCTACATCATCATGGATTGCAAATAAATACTTGGACCAATTGGGAGATGATCCTACATAGGGGACATCAGCAATGAAGAAGACAATGAGGAGGGATTTGTGCATTGATGCCTCTAAGAGCCAAATATACAGAGCTAAGAGAAAGGCAAAGGAGGATATTTTGGGATCAAATAGAGAGCAGTTCATGAAATTGTGGGATTATTGCAGTATAATCAGGTTGAGGAATCCAGGAAGCCTTGCTTTTTTACATGTGGAAAGGCCTTACCATGAGTTAGCCCCTGTGTTTCAGCGGATCTTTGTTTCATATGATGCTCAAATCAAGGGATTAAAGTAAGGATGTAGACCTATCATTGGAATAGATGGTTGTTTTCTAAAGGGATCATTTGGTGGACAGCTTATTAGTGCTATTGGTAGAGATGGAAATAATCAGATGTTTCCAATTGCAGTGGGTGTTGTAGAAGCAGAACTAAAGGATTCATGGAATTGGTTTTTAACAAATTTGCTACAAGCTATTGGACCAGTAGAGGCACATAGGTGGACTTTCATATCTGATAGACAAAAGGTACAAAGTTTAACTCAATACAATGATGAATTAATTGTTAACATAATGAATTATTTATGAAACTAActtttgtttacttttataattatatgtcTTAGGGTCTGGTGGAGGTTTTTGATGGCCTGCTGCCAGGAGTTGACCATAGATTTTGTGTGCAACATATGTACAATAATTTCAAAGAACAGTTCAAGGGAAAAGTATTTAAAGATTTGCTTTCGGAGGCAGCTACTTCTTATACTGTGCAAGATTGGAAAAAAAGCATGCAGAAAATTAAGGATGCAAATGTAGCTGCTTATGAATGGCTCATGAAAGTGCCACCAAGAATGTGGATAAGAGCTTATTTCAGACCTGATATTAAATGTGATTTGCTATGCAACAATATGTGTGAGGCATGGAACCGGACAATACTAGATGCAAGGGAGCTACCAATCATTGATTTAATGGAGAAGATTAGAAGGCAGGTGATGACAAGGTTTCAAGAAAAGAGACAATATATGGAAAGACAACATGGTATTTTATGCCCTAAGGTGCAAGGGAAGTTGGAGGAAATAAAAGGAAAAGCTAGATATTGTGAGCCATTATGGGCTGGAGAAACTATTTATGAAGTTCAATGCAATGGAAGGCAATACACTGTTAACCTTGCAGCAGCAACTTGTGAATGCAGGCAGTGGGATGTCACCGGGGTTCCATGTAAACATGCTGTCTCTGCTATATACAAGGCAAAGTTGGATCCCAAGAAGTTTgtcacaaatattttttaaaggaGACTTATATAAGAACATATAGCCAAATGATCATGCCTATACATGATTCTTCAATGTGGCCTAAGGTTGGGATTGAGCCTATAATGCCACCTCCATATAGAAGGCAGCCAGGTAGACCAAAAAAAGCAAGGAAGAGATCAGTTGATGAGCCGAAGAAAGGTAAAATTAGCAAAGGAGGTACAAAGTATAAATGTAAGAAGTGTAAAGAATTTGGACATAATACTCGATCTTGCACTAGTACTGCATATAGAGAGGAAATAGGTGGTGAGGGAACAAGTAAAAGTATGGGACCAATGAATCGAGGAGGGGGCCACCACTGAATCGAGGAGAGAGACCACCACTGAGTCGAGGAGGCAGATCACCACTTGGGAGAGGTGGCAGAGCACCATTTGAGAGAGGTGGAAGAGCACCACTTGGGAGAGGTGGAAGAGCACCAATAAGTTCTGGAGAAAGCAATACTGCTGCTATGGGAGGAAGAGTACCAATTGGGGGAAGAGGAAGATCAATGGGTAGAGTTGGGAGGATATTAACTGGAAGAGGCAGGGGGTCTGCAGCTGCTGCAGCTACTAGAAATGTATCTGCTCGAGCAGGTGAAGCAAGTGGTGGAGCAAAGGGTGGAGCAAGGGGTAGAGCAAGGCCAGTAAGCTTctaatcatattatttattactagCTGACTGCTTGAGCTAATtcttatatacttatataatgTGTATTTGATTCTTTGATGTGCGGGCAGCGCGAGGGAAAGTGCTTCACGTGCGGCCAGGCGGGCCACATTAGCCGCTACTGTCAGGTGAGGGCTTCGCCTACCCCTTCGGTCGCATCAGCTCCGGCGACTCCAGCTTATTATGGAGGAGTCCCGGCTGTTGCTGCATCTGCTGGACGCACTATGGCGCCGCGTCAGCCCGAGATGACCAGACCGGCTCCGAGCGAatgggtattcgccgctcaagccgaggaacctgctgaGGCCGAGGAGCGCCATGTgctggcaggtatggttttaattagcggagttcgctccagggctatgtttgatacaggtgctactcattcattcatcagtaggcCATTCGCACAAATGCATGACATAAGCATCAAGTTGAGTGAGAGCACGTGGCAAGTGTCTGGCCCTGGGCGTGATTTTCTCATCCGCAAGGAGTGTCTTGCATGCCCAGTTCAAGTAAGCAATTGGGTAATGCCGATCCGCATGTTGgtgctcaagaagttgaaggacTTCTATGTCATCTTGGgaatggactggctctcgaagtattatgcaTATATCGACTGCAGGACCAAGGTGATAACATTTCGGGAGCCGGATCAGGAAGAATTCACCTATCAGGCTTGCAGAAGCTCGCGCTTCACCGCAACAGTGTCGGCGACGAGGGTGAGGAAGTTAGTCAACAGCAGTTGcgcggcttatttggcgaccattGTAGAAGTGGACCGTGTGGCTCCGACCTTGGAGGAGTTGTCGGTAGtacgggagttcccggatgtgtttctcgcggagttaccggggataccgCCGAATCGGAAGATCGaattcgttatagacttgattcccggtatCGTGCCgttctcgaaggctccgtatcggatggcgccAACTGAACTAAAGGAGTTGAGGgctcagttgcaagatcttctcgacaaagAGTTCGTCAGGCCgagtgtatcgccgtggggagccctgGTTTTGTTTGTCCGGAAGAAGGATGGaacgtttcgactctgcgtagattaccgcgagttgaacaaggtcacgattaagaacaagtacccgttgccccgtaTTGAcaacttgtttgatcagttgcaagggtctcgggtttattcgaagattgaccttcaatccggttatcatcagttgaagatcagactggaggatgtgcagaagaccGCGTTCCGTACGCGATATGGtcattacgaattcacggttatgccgttcgggcttacaaatgccccggcagcgttcatggacttaatgaaccgtgtcttccgAGAGTACTTAGACCGATTCATTATGGTTtttatcgacgacattttggtatactcgcgtagcgacgaggagcacgcggaacatttgcggatagtgcttcatatccttcgggaggagaagctctACGCAAGGTTGAGGAAGTgcgacttctggctccgagaggttgcaTTTCTGGGGCATGTCGTTTCCGAGGGTGGAATTTCTGTGGACCCGAGGAAAATCGAGGCGATcgaggattggccgcgcccgaccaATGTGACGGAGGTGCGTAGCTTCGTCGGtctagcgggctattatagacggtttgtggagggattcTCGAGGATCGTAGTTCAACTTACCTGTCTGAcgcagaaaggcaccaagtttgtgtGGAGTGACAagtgtgaccggagtttcaaagagttgaaggagaagttgacttcgactccggtactcgcGTTACCGGTGCAAGGAAAGGACTACGTGTTGTATAGCGACGTGtcctatctgggcttggggtgtgttctgatgcaggaTGGGAGGGTGATCAcgtatgcgtcccgtcagttgaagagctacgagaagaactaccttATACACGACCTAGAGCTGGCTGCAGTggtatttgcccttaagttgtGGAGACACTATTTGTACGGCGCACGTTGCGAGATATATACTGACCACAAGAGTCTGAAGTATTTATTTACgcagaaggagctgaacatgaggcagcggcggtggttggaactgttaaaggattatgatatcactatcctttaccaccccggaaaggcgaatgtggtggccaACGGGCTCAGCAGAAAATCTGTGGAAAATCTTGCAATGTTGGTCACGCACCAGAAGTCGCTCCAGAGAGAGATGAGTGATCTTGACCTCGAGGTAGTAGCTCCGGAGGTCCCGTCGATGCTCAtggctctcgttgtccaactGACTTTGTTGGGGAAGATTAGGAGTTTGCAACCTGCGGACTCGAATCTCCAAAAAGTGGGGCGCGACATTGAGAAGGGGCGTAGCGGTGATTTCGAGGTGGACAGTGTGGGTGCGCTTCGATTCCGAAACCAGTGGTGTGTACCGGAAGATGAAGAAATTCGAAAGTTGATTTTGCGGGAAGCGCACCGGTCTCCTTATAGTATtcatccgggtggcaccaagatgtacaatgATCTGAAATTGCAGTATTGGTGGCTGGGGATGAAAGACGATATTGGGTGCTTCGTGGCACAGTGtcactgtaatataccgagaattcagaaaataaatatcgaactttagtcaaattgaccaaagtgcgaggttggaacacttcggaaagtccgaaggtgttaaaatgatcaaaagtgagttacgggaggttttcgagagctaaaattgtgaaatctacattctgcaggttttcagctctcgggaaccggtccctgaaggagagaccggtccccaaacgcgtgaaaaatgagaaatgagGAAAAATGGCTATgtcctgagaaaccagctctcgggaaccggtccctgtctgagagaccgatccccgagagaccggtcccccaaaggagagaccggatgcatcgcgcgcagcaactctggctgcgctgggatgagcttcgggaaccggtccctgaaggagagaccggtccccgcctgcgcgaactgcccagttcaggCAGTGTAATGAGATAAAAGCTTAGGGccttatttgcaaaaatgcattatgtgGGTCATGTTTAGGGTTGAGAgagcctctccctctcattccctcacacccaaactcatccctctccctctctctctctagaggacAAAAgacgagaagaagaagataagaaaaggaaggaaaagaagaagaagaaaatgcagaagaagaagaggaagtgaagaaactccatctccctcatctctagcttggaaaaggagagcttacaagatAAGCTtggaaccctaatcatggtagaacctaatccagggtttggattaagcttaaaataggttttatggaaccatttgaatatttgaagcttttcttttgcttctttagagatcaagactatgaaaatggtgaagcttgaggtgagcttcatcacctctcatggtgaaatccaaactagggtttggaatgagctaagagtggttctaatggactttttagagtagaatgaagctatctttgcttcccaatgagatcaaaccctaggtttgatgatgctttggagttagggcacccaaattggggcttttgcttatgAGGATTTCTAAGTAAAATTGACtatctagaaacctaattgggggtatttccgacgcgttggtgcgctcggattaacgttacgaaaagtctataaaaagatatgggcaaaatggcctaagttggcttcgttttgccgcaggtgaagaacgaggagcccataaatctcaagaaaatcatcggagcacctaaatagacctacaaggtgggtggtgctttccaaactcgttgaacttctctctatgcctaatgtgtcattcaattgagcatatgtatatacattgttgcatgcattttaggataagtaatgataaaaatgtgatgttgcatgattgtgagtacaacttgcttaatgtgatggttgagaaccttatgaatgccaaaaccctatatgtatgcatgagagaaaatgtgagtaccaaagtgagccaaaagaaccgagtggcacaatgacatagatcgggtggcatttgaaaatgtaaagtaaagtgacactagagctagtgtgagGCAAATGATCAAAGTGATGTAAATGATGATGACAATGACTAAAGTTAAAGCAAAGTGGACTATAAAGAATGTGTAAAGAGTGAAGAACATGAATGCTAGAGATAGCTAAAGGTAAAGAAAtataaagaacaatgattgctaaagttagcaacataaagtgatgaaaagaacactGGAGTTAGGGTAatgtcaagattgaacttataatcctttgagttaaggattcgatcatacttgctatgagttccgtgctcgagggcggtcgctccccctcgggcgacgcgctccggagttatgcatcacaggttggagtaaacccgaaggacggtcctagcgggtgagttcctgcgatgatggacttaatgtgaagcaagctaatgtggcgaaacccccgggttagccttgagattaaagaacaaagagtaaagaacaaagaacaaagacaaaagtgtaagtgcaaagaactaaagaacttgcataatctgcatatgttaatgttgagcatatttcttgctatttgttcaagcatattagcatcatgttatagatcggttactatatcctgcttatcctttctattatgcctgagttagtcctagtggaaaagtcggtgatgttggggccgaacccactgggaactttgttgtagttctcaccccactatttccatagtgccgggaccgagcgagctggcgagcgaccgcggtaaagatATCGCACCGTAGACAGAAGCCACCAGAGCttggtttatattttgttagtagctacccttttatcatcttttgtatttgatgatttaagatgttaatgtataaagcaaagaaaagaatgtaaagctcattttggggtaaatgcgatgtaaaaagatatgatggaaaGTATGTAAAGAATCCTGAATGTAAACGGATACATCTAtgtgatcaaaatgaatcatagaACTTGTGTAAAGGttagtttcctatctttcactaatggctattgcttaccctcgtgtaagccgtttttgtatgtttccgctagtgcacttctttaTACTTGAAAtttacatgtgatgagccttgggcggacaggaaaaactctgtctgttcggcgtctgtttgacgtgctcgggccggcccaaattggtatcggtctcgtggcgtgacagatattgtggtatcagagccaagagtgaaagaataggaatagaCCTAGAGACCtataggattggaagaccttaaggatctaggaaacatgagtgacgtggaatcaaagatagcgaaagcatgtgattgggttaagttaggacgtctctaatgtgattagaggctaagtttaattttcatttgtttcctactccttgttttgtgtcgggcggccgacgacatgatgcatGGGTGGAGAACAAATGCATGTTAGCTTTCGCCAGATTGGGTATGGTCGAGTAATGTGGTCAAGTAGTTAACGtgtgttgcttcttttcaggaagcaatggcacctcgtggatgaccgcagacaaggtcaatgccggaggagccgagtgcggagcccgagcgatccggagtgagtggcgacggagagcttagggagcaaatggctGCGCTCATcggagtagtgcggcaacaagcggagtctgttcaatgCCAAAGTGaacagattcagcggctccaggagactTTGGAGCGCCAGCAGGCAGCGACGGCCGAGGCgagtgtcgagcatgtcgcgccccctgtggtagtgctgAGTGTAGACGatggagcggcggcagcggcggctgttccagttacggtagtaccggccggatcgggaacctcagatcccgatagtgcggcggtagaggcggagcgagagcgcacgttggcggctctcattcagttcaagaagttcgacccacctaccttcaagggcggtttggtggagccggcggttgtggagtcgtggatcgactcgatggagaccctatTCGAGGACCGTAATACCTCGGAGAAtgataaagtgtacctcgccacccattgtcttgagaaagcggcaaaggtgtggtggaagcgagtaaagcgggatcgtcctaccgaccttccgcttatgctatgggaagagttcaagagagcggtgttcgcgaactacttccccaaCATGGTGAAGCGGAGGCTACAAGAGAAATTTCGCAAATTGAGacagggtgatcgatcggtgggggagtatgagcaagaattctcccacattattgactgcgttcccgacgttgttcgtgatgatcgggaccgggctgattggttcttgcgaggacttcagcCCCGAATTTATGAGAAGATGCAAATCCTaaagttgtcgacctttgcggaggtctttgatagagcgttgtgggcggagcatggtagcgcccatg
This window harbors:
- the LOC109705671 gene encoding uncharacterized protein LOC109705671; this encodes MVDEEALNELTEDVDVQGEQLKNNNTENEVQKDADGQGKKDEGMGEAPDRNVSEGVEENNEDAEKDDEAGSESDKQLKNNNTKNKVQKDADGQGKKDEGMGEAPDRNVSEVVEENNEDAEKDAEAGSESDSEHEWSNFGDSDEDSINDSDFCINVNNVEEEEINDRIGQGGPTTSRPAQAEANDKGTKTAEDNDQSSDYQPSDDLDSMSSSDEDGPSRPKYPVFNKSRDLERAELKLGMKFASAAEFRTLLRNNAISSGYDFYFVKNDGDRVTVKCKKNSIGQKISCGWRIHASWNAYEECFQIKSLQSEHKCGRQFKNNQATSSWIANKYLDQLGDDPT